From a region of the Prosthecobacter debontii genome:
- the lnt gene encoding apolipoprotein N-acyltransferase has protein sequence MTAFRPFLRYLLPLLGGAILSFAYPGWNLEIAVWLWLLPLLAVIWPMNGEPQVKRPFLMGWLAGLAFWIPNLSWLRHSSRVIAGARDDTWVGFDNELMGAGAVLGLALYCALYFGLWAWIVSRFIRPSPDRLATGRWQSSTWHSLSRSLAAAAVWTALEWVRGWLFTGFGWNGLGVALHRNAVLIQIADVVGVTGLSFLPTFIACTAWNTLTRVVWGYRGEGTCRSRLDFTLAMIVLLGVAGYGMLKLTASQGEMIKVRTVLVQPNVAQVDAWSGDLGPEVYHKLADFTRLYAEARDGVTHVDLVIWPESALPVHLYGLRDHEPYFNELLSLGDYSLLTGTEIHEPERRGHVSAVLFKGGYDQRQLYHKVHLVPFGEYLPFRNIPPFSFLQGVLPGDFAPGGKTEPLLLAKPEVQIIPLICFEDTVGDLARKFTRPVPQMIVNITNDGWFLESIETEVHLANAKFRAVELRRPMVRAANTGISCFIDVFGHVESRLADPETNNTFIEGCLPGEVKIPQQARITFYAKYGDAFSMLTLLVTLGIIGQGQWQKRRRPSAA, from the coding sequence ATGACCGCTTTCCGTCCCTTTCTCCGATATCTGCTTCCTTTGCTGGGTGGTGCGATTCTGTCGTTCGCTTATCCTGGCTGGAATTTGGAGATCGCGGTCTGGCTCTGGCTACTGCCATTACTGGCGGTGATTTGGCCCATGAACGGAGAGCCGCAGGTCAAACGTCCTTTTTTGATGGGCTGGTTGGCAGGACTGGCTTTTTGGATCCCCAACCTCTCTTGGCTACGCCATTCCTCACGAGTCATCGCCGGAGCTCGTGACGATACCTGGGTGGGCTTTGACAATGAATTGATGGGGGCCGGGGCCGTGCTCGGACTCGCGCTTTATTGCGCTCTGTATTTTGGCCTCTGGGCGTGGATTGTCAGCCGATTCATCCGCCCTTCCCCGGATCGCCTTGCCACAGGCAGATGGCAATCCAGCACTTGGCATTCGCTTTCACGTTCTTTAGCCGCCGCTGCGGTGTGGACCGCCTTGGAATGGGTGCGCGGATGGCTATTTACGGGCTTTGGCTGGAATGGTTTGGGCGTGGCCCTGCATCGAAATGCCGTCTTGATTCAAATCGCTGACGTGGTGGGTGTAACCGGGCTGTCCTTTCTCCCGACCTTCATTGCCTGCACCGCCTGGAATACACTGACCCGCGTGGTGTGGGGTTACCGTGGAGAGGGCACTTGCCGCTCACGTCTCGACTTCACCCTCGCGATGATCGTCCTCCTTGGTGTCGCTGGTTATGGCATGCTGAAACTGACCGCGTCGCAGGGGGAAATGATCAAAGTCCGCACCGTGTTAGTGCAACCCAATGTGGCCCAAGTGGACGCATGGTCGGGGGATCTCGGACCTGAGGTTTACCACAAGCTCGCTGATTTCACCCGCCTGTATGCGGAAGCACGAGATGGGGTGACGCATGTCGATCTGGTTATTTGGCCGGAGAGCGCCCTCCCTGTGCATCTCTATGGTTTGAGGGATCATGAACCTTACTTCAACGAACTACTCAGCCTCGGCGATTACAGTCTGCTGACGGGCACGGAGATTCACGAACCCGAACGCCGAGGCCATGTTTCCGCCGTGCTTTTCAAAGGCGGTTATGATCAACGCCAGCTCTATCACAAGGTGCATCTCGTGCCATTCGGCGAATACCTGCCCTTCCGAAACATCCCGCCTTTTTCATTTTTACAAGGCGTGCTTCCAGGGGATTTCGCCCCTGGAGGGAAAACAGAACCGTTACTTCTGGCTAAACCCGAAGTGCAGATCATTCCGCTCATTTGTTTTGAAGACACGGTCGGCGATCTCGCTCGGAAATTCACTCGTCCAGTGCCTCAGATGATCGTGAACATCACCAACGATGGCTGGTTCCTCGAAAGCATCGAAACCGAAGTCCATCTGGCCAATGCGAAGTTCCGTGCTGTAGAACTCCGACGCCCTATGGTTCGTGCGGCCAATACCGGGATCAGTTGTTTCATTGATGTCTTCGGTCATGTGGAATCACGTCTCGCCGATCCCGAAACGAACAACACCTTCATCGAAGGCTGTCTGCCCGGTGAGGTCAAGATTCCCCAACAAGCACGCATAACCTTTTATGCGAAGTATGGCGATGCCTTCTCGATGCTGACGCTTCTGGTAACACTGGGTATCATCGGCCAAGGCCAGTGGCAAAAACGCCGCCGCCCGAGCGCTGCCTAA
- a CDS encoding S8 family peptidase — MNSWLKSLIALSILVCVGAFGILGWLALQTTRAPEAAGKSSGWKRMFPESVPGRDVVNQALDQAAAAAFQSLDQLAEKLRQLNGIPGVKPNELLLTFKSEQALKDFRERAAKAGITILSDDPRLLSAHVRYTDPDAMAKELRQNAGNLDNVGLNYVAWVPGLPDLNQVDATNAGGAAPYNNSGLDAIGANGNRSTWGKGIKVAVLDTGVTDHPSLLGAGVVHYDLVKDGQTPNGHGTAMASLIAGDDPVNGGVAPAVQILDIRVADPQGESTTALVAQGIMQAVDEGAVVINISLGTTGDSTVLHRAIEYAQQQGVVVVAAAGNDQQTALSYPAGYEGVVSVAAVDAYGNQAFFSNSGETLTISAPGVGIVSAYSDNRMVVSSGTSQATAITSGVVSTMLSWGYNSQNIVQALVNNAQSTGAPSYQVGAGIVQIPKP; from the coding sequence ATGAATTCCTGGCTCAAAAGTCTCATCGCCCTCAGCATCCTTGTCTGCGTGGGGGCGTTTGGCATTTTGGGCTGGCTGGCCTTGCAAACCACCCGTGCACCGGAGGCTGCGGGTAAGTCTTCAGGGTGGAAGCGGATGTTTCCAGAGTCCGTGCCCGGCAGGGATGTCGTCAATCAAGCTCTGGATCAGGCTGCCGCAGCGGCTTTCCAGTCATTGGATCAACTGGCGGAAAAACTCCGTCAACTGAATGGCATTCCTGGCGTGAAGCCTAACGAGCTGTTGCTGACCTTCAAGTCAGAGCAGGCTCTCAAAGACTTCCGCGAGAGGGCTGCTAAAGCTGGTATCACCATCTTGAGTGATGATCCCCGGCTTTTATCCGCCCATGTGCGCTACACCGATCCGGACGCGATGGCGAAGGAACTGCGACAGAATGCTGGTAATCTGGACAATGTCGGTCTCAACTATGTGGCTTGGGTCCCCGGTTTGCCCGATTTGAATCAAGTCGATGCAACGAACGCTGGAGGGGCTGCGCCCTACAACAACAGCGGCCTCGATGCGATCGGAGCCAATGGGAATCGATCCACATGGGGGAAGGGGATCAAGGTCGCGGTGCTGGATACAGGCGTGACGGATCATCCGAGTTTGCTGGGAGCCGGTGTGGTTCATTATGATCTCGTTAAGGATGGCCAGACTCCCAATGGTCATGGCACAGCCATGGCTTCATTGATCGCGGGTGATGACCCCGTGAATGGAGGCGTGGCTCCGGCGGTGCAGATCCTCGATATCCGAGTGGCGGATCCTCAAGGAGAAAGCACCACCGCTCTGGTGGCGCAGGGCATCATGCAGGCGGTGGATGAAGGGGCTGTGGTGATCAATATCAGCCTAGGCACCACGGGGGATTCCACGGTGTTGCATCGAGCCATTGAATACGCTCAGCAGCAGGGTGTCGTCGTCGTAGCGGCAGCTGGGAACGATCAACAAACCGCCCTGTCTTATCCCGCCGGATATGAAGGGGTGGTGAGTGTGGCTGCCGTGGATGCCTATGGAAATCAGGCGTTCTTCTCCAATTCGGGAGAAACGCTCACCATTTCAGCGCCTGGGGTCGGAATTGTATCGGCTTACAGCGATAATCGCATGGTGGTTAGCAGCGGCACTTCGCAGGCGACGGCGATTACTTCGGGTGTTGTCTCCACCATGCTGAGTTGGGGATACAACTCGCAAAACATCGTCCAGGCCTTGGTGAACAATGCGCAGTCCACTGGGGCTCCGAGTTATCAAGTCGGCGCAGGAATTGTGCAGATTCCCAAACCTTAG
- a CDS encoding sodium:calcium symporter, which produces MSQQKEAWGSRLGVIMAVAGSAVGLGNFLRFPGQAAQYGGGAFMLAYAISFLIIGLPIGWAEWAMGRYAGQRGFNSAAGVFHCLVKPSWSKYLGVLGAIIPVVIFMYYVMIEAWTLGYTVRFIRAIFDPSLRFHNVEASGSFFESFVGLGADGSAFTFSWDTLLPWLLIVFALNLWLIFRGISKGIEKACQIGMPVLIVLAVIVLVRVLTLGTPDAAKAENNVQNGLGYMWNPSKVKVIESVDGKDAVIKEYVGPQAKEQATQDIQGKVGQTVIELTPWQQLQNPDVWLAAASQIFFSLSVGFGVILVYASYMQRRQDVVLSGLTASSTNELCEVGLGGLITLPAGVAYLGVMGVAGKGTFGLGFNVLPLVFSEMPLGSLFGAFFFLVLFLAAVTSSLSMLQPGIALLEEALAIKRRASVTILALVTAFGTGFTAYFTKDLKALDTLDFWVGTFLIFVLATIQIILFGWVFGMKKGWEEMHDGAAIRIPTFFRPIFKYVCPAFLLTIFSMWVAKNIFGIDFSKGSSGVSGYVKALFIEPDLISWLSVVLIAGVGIAMALLISISPAYKSKPSDLS; this is translated from the coding sequence ATGTCACAGCAAAAGGAAGCTTGGGGATCAAGATTAGGCGTCATCATGGCCGTCGCCGGCAGCGCCGTCGGTCTGGGTAATTTTCTACGTTTCCCCGGTCAAGCTGCCCAATACGGCGGCGGGGCCTTCATGCTGGCGTATGCGATCAGCTTTCTGATCATCGGTCTCCCCATTGGCTGGGCCGAGTGGGCCATGGGCCGTTACGCAGGGCAGCGTGGCTTCAATTCAGCCGCAGGCGTCTTTCACTGCCTGGTCAAACCGTCGTGGAGCAAATACCTGGGCGTTCTCGGGGCCATCATCCCGGTGGTCATCTTCATGTATTACGTGATGATCGAGGCATGGACACTCGGTTACACCGTTCGTTTTATCCGAGCGATTTTCGATCCTTCCTTACGCTTTCACAATGTTGAAGCCTCCGGCAGCTTCTTTGAATCTTTTGTCGGCCTCGGCGCGGACGGCTCCGCTTTCACCTTCAGTTGGGATACCCTCTTGCCTTGGCTCCTGATTGTTTTTGCACTCAATCTCTGGCTGATCTTCCGTGGCATTTCCAAGGGCATTGAAAAAGCCTGCCAAATCGGCATGCCGGTCCTGATCGTCCTAGCCGTCATTGTGCTGGTGCGCGTGCTCACGCTTGGCACTCCCGACGCCGCCAAGGCTGAAAACAATGTGCAAAATGGCCTCGGTTACATGTGGAACCCCTCCAAGGTTAAAGTGATCGAATCCGTGGATGGCAAAGATGCCGTCATCAAAGAATATGTCGGTCCGCAGGCCAAGGAGCAAGCCACCCAGGACATCCAGGGTAAAGTGGGGCAGACCGTGATCGAGCTAACGCCTTGGCAGCAGCTTCAGAATCCCGATGTGTGGCTCGCCGCCGCCAGTCAGATCTTCTTCTCCCTTTCGGTCGGGTTTGGCGTCATCTTGGTTTACGCCAGCTACATGCAGCGCCGTCAGGATGTGGTGCTCAGTGGCCTAACCGCCAGCAGCACCAATGAACTCTGTGAGGTGGGTCTCGGAGGCCTCATCACTCTCCCGGCAGGCGTCGCCTATCTCGGCGTGATGGGCGTGGCTGGCAAAGGCACCTTTGGACTTGGGTTCAATGTCTTGCCTCTGGTCTTCAGTGAAATGCCACTTGGCAGTTTGTTCGGTGCTTTCTTCTTTCTGGTTCTCTTTTTAGCCGCCGTGACCAGTTCACTCTCCATGCTTCAGCCTGGGATCGCCCTCTTGGAAGAAGCTTTAGCCATCAAGCGCAGAGCTTCCGTCACCATTCTAGCCCTCGTTACCGCGTTCGGCACGGGCTTCACCGCCTACTTCACCAAGGATCTAAAAGCCCTGGATACCCTGGACTTCTGGGTCGGCACCTTTTTGATCTTCGTCTTGGCAACGATTCAGATCATTCTTTTCGGCTGGGTCTTTGGAATGAAAAAGGGCTGGGAAGAAATGCATGATGGCGCGGCCATTCGAATCCCCACTTTTTTCAGACCGATCTTCAAATATGTCTGCCCTGCCTTCCTTTTGACGATCTTCTCGATGTGGGTGGCCAAAAACATTTTTGGGATCGACTTCAGCAAAGGATCCAGCGGTGTCAGTGGCTATGTGAAAGCCCTGTTCATCGAGCCTGATCTCATTTCATGGCTGAGTGTCGTTCTGATTGCTGGCGTGGGGATTGCCATGGCCCTGCTCATCTCCATCTCTCCGGCCTATAAATCCAAACCGTCTGACTTATCATGA
- a CDS encoding lipocalin-like domain-containing protein: MSAFGSLFYRFILRPFLAEPVRTALTVLGIMLGVAVMLAIQLANSGSLRGFSAALDAVSGKASLEITAPPLGIDERWLPDLAWLREYGVATPLIEADVLSVTDHGRETLRLIGVDALRDPALRDYAIGHEGDDAVAATGMQLMSFLGEPETMLLSASFAKRHGLQAGDPIKLWIGDRERVCRIAGVFGEASAANSATPGAALAAQSLAILDIANAQVLLDKAGRVDRLELRLDEGVDVAEAEQGIRQRLPERFTLQRPQRRTAAVEKMLAAFHFNLTMLSGIALVVGVFLIYNTISVAVMTRRREVGMLRTLGVTQRQVMSLFLGKAALLGVCGALLGVPLAKGLAEAAVALTSTTVDTLYIAAAAQVPELNWLHFVLALGVAVPLSLLAAMLPVREVGRVSPVEAMRESEGHGVQTVSKTQALRAWLGALASGGAGYWASQQPAVSGLPLWGYFTCFCAIIGMSLLVPLLLRGTAQALRGVLGRVFGIEGRLAVAQIRASTHRLSISVAALAVSLALTVAIAVMVGSFRQTVLYWVDQTLGADLYVRPGTPARSQSPPTLSDETLQTLRDHPSVEVVETYRSTDMLYQDRMIKLGAGDFAIQLQHGRIAFKTRGDSKQLLKQAKEQQQVFVSESFALRFQVREGDVISLRTPKGETRFTIAALFYDYSNDSGTISMDREWFQYWFGESQPTHVAMYLKARADPETVKADLVQRLDGRGFVSIFTNAGLKSEVLRIFDSTFAITWALEIIAVLVAMAGIAVTMMTLVLERQAEIRLLRIAGAEVAQVRRTLMLESGFLGAVSQGLGLVVGLLLSLVLIHVINPQSFGWSIRFHMPWGFLMGATLLTIAGTVFAGLWPARRILAKGLGVVVLWMGFTHHSIQAQSPEWKPAVPGYQYQFPRDHGQHPEHKIEWWYFTGNLQGDQGNKLGYQLTFFRIGAVNVPQVKSPWALRDVWMAHFAISDLSGQKYRCGDRLNREGPGLAGANEKRVWNEDWQCTMTSEGAFHLQAKDRDFALDLTLQSGKPAVIHGQDGISQKGVTPGNASHYYSLTRMPTQGEVVLGTKRFSVSGESWMDHEFGTSFLEPGTVGWDWFSIQLDDGHELMLFQLRGGSADQSSAGTIIDPRGQVTSLNAEDFQLTPGAVWTSPGGARYPVEWQISIPKNGIQLHSRTRLQDQEFQSEATPGLGYWEGAVEYGGEVQGKPVQGRGYLEMTGYSGKSMSLWFGQK, from the coding sequence TTGTCTGCGTTCGGCTCCTTGTTTTATCGCTTCATTTTACGGCCCTTCCTTGCTGAGCCTGTGCGCACGGCCCTGACGGTTTTGGGCATCATGTTGGGAGTGGCGGTCATGCTTGCCATACAGTTGGCGAATAGCGGTTCCTTGCGCGGATTCTCTGCGGCACTGGATGCCGTTTCAGGTAAGGCATCTTTGGAGATCACGGCTCCGCCGTTAGGTATTGATGAACGATGGCTTCCTGATTTGGCTTGGTTGAGAGAGTATGGTGTCGCGACCCCACTGATCGAGGCGGATGTTTTGTCGGTGACGGACCATGGGCGTGAGACTCTGCGCTTAATCGGTGTGGATGCCCTTCGTGATCCGGCTCTGCGTGACTATGCGATTGGCCATGAAGGTGATGATGCCGTTGCAGCTACCGGCATGCAGCTCATGAGTTTTCTGGGAGAACCGGAGACCATGCTTCTCTCGGCCTCGTTTGCGAAGCGCCATGGCCTTCAAGCTGGGGATCCCATCAAACTGTGGATTGGAGATCGTGAGCGAGTCTGTCGTATTGCGGGTGTTTTTGGGGAAGCCTCGGCGGCCAATTCAGCCACTCCTGGGGCAGCTTTAGCGGCTCAATCTCTGGCGATCCTGGACATCGCCAATGCACAAGTATTGCTGGATAAGGCAGGTCGAGTGGATCGCCTGGAGCTTCGACTTGATGAAGGCGTGGATGTTGCAGAGGCCGAACAAGGTATCCGACAACGATTGCCCGAACGGTTCACACTCCAGCGTCCGCAGCGGCGAACGGCGGCGGTGGAGAAAATGCTGGCGGCCTTTCATTTCAATCTGACCATGCTGTCAGGCATCGCTCTGGTGGTCGGCGTGTTTCTGATCTATAACACCATTTCAGTCGCCGTCATGACGCGGCGTCGTGAAGTGGGGATGCTGCGAACTCTCGGGGTGACTCAACGGCAGGTGATGAGCTTGTTTCTGGGTAAAGCAGCTCTATTAGGAGTCTGTGGTGCCCTGTTGGGGGTGCCTTTGGCCAAAGGCTTGGCCGAGGCAGCGGTGGCATTAACCTCCACCACGGTGGATACGCTTTACATCGCGGCCGCTGCTCAGGTGCCTGAACTGAACTGGCTGCACTTCGTTTTAGCCTTGGGCGTTGCAGTGCCGCTGTCTCTTCTTGCGGCTATGCTCCCCGTGCGCGAAGTCGGTCGTGTTTCTCCGGTGGAAGCGATGCGTGAAAGTGAAGGGCATGGAGTTCAAACGGTGTCGAAGACACAGGCCCTGCGGGCTTGGCTTGGAGCTTTGGCCAGTGGCGGTGCTGGTTACTGGGCAAGCCAACAACCCGCTGTCTCTGGCTTGCCGTTGTGGGGATACTTCACTTGTTTTTGTGCGATCATCGGGATGTCTCTGTTGGTGCCCCTGCTTTTACGCGGAACCGCTCAAGCGTTGAGGGGTGTGTTGGGCCGTGTCTTTGGGATCGAGGGGAGGTTAGCGGTGGCTCAGATTCGGGCTTCAACGCATCGTCTGTCCATTTCTGTTGCCGCTCTTGCTGTGAGTCTGGCGCTCACGGTTGCCATTGCCGTGATGGTGGGGAGTTTCAGACAAACGGTTCTGTATTGGGTGGATCAGACTTTGGGAGCGGACTTGTATGTTCGTCCCGGCACGCCTGCACGGAGTCAAAGTCCCCCCACGCTTTCTGACGAGACCTTGCAGACCTTGCGTGATCACCCCTCTGTTGAGGTTGTCGAGACCTACCGCTCGACCGATATGCTATATCAAGATCGAATGATCAAACTGGGCGCGGGAGACTTCGCTATTCAATTGCAGCATGGTCGGATTGCGTTCAAGACACGTGGGGATTCAAAGCAATTGCTGAAACAAGCGAAGGAGCAGCAGCAGGTCTTTGTGTCGGAAAGTTTTGCTCTGCGATTTCAGGTGAGGGAAGGGGATGTGATTTCCTTGAGGACACCGAAGGGAGAAACTCGGTTTACCATCGCAGCCTTGTTCTATGATTACTCCAACGATAGCGGGACCATCAGCATGGATCGTGAATGGTTCCAATACTGGTTTGGGGAAAGTCAGCCGACCCACGTGGCAATGTATTTGAAAGCGAGAGCCGATCCTGAGACTGTGAAAGCCGACTTGGTGCAACGACTGGATGGCCGCGGCTTCGTTTCGATTTTCACCAATGCCGGATTGAAATCAGAGGTGCTTCGAATCTTCGATAGCACGTTTGCCATCACCTGGGCGTTGGAGATCATCGCTGTCCTTGTGGCGATGGCGGGCATTGCGGTGACGATGATGACCTTGGTGTTGGAGCGCCAAGCGGAGATCCGGTTGTTGAGGATTGCAGGTGCGGAAGTGGCTCAGGTCCGACGCACGTTAATGTTGGAGTCTGGCTTTCTTGGAGCTGTGAGTCAGGGCTTGGGTTTGGTGGTCGGGCTGCTGCTCTCGTTGGTTCTGATTCATGTGATCAATCCGCAGAGCTTTGGTTGGAGCATCCGTTTTCATATGCCATGGGGCTTTTTGATGGGGGCGACTCTGCTCACCATTGCCGGAACGGTGTTCGCCGGTTTATGGCCTGCACGCCGTATTTTAGCCAAGGGGCTAGGTGTCGTTGTGTTGTGGATGGGCTTCACGCATCACAGCATCCAGGCTCAGTCTCCCGAGTGGAAACCCGCAGTTCCAGGCTATCAATACCAGTTTCCACGCGATCACGGCCAGCATCCTGAGCACAAGATCGAGTGGTGGTATTTCACAGGCAATCTTCAGGGCGACCAGGGAAACAAGTTGGGCTATCAACTGACGTTTTTTAGAATCGGGGCGGTCAATGTACCCCAAGTGAAATCCCCTTGGGCTCTGCGTGACGTGTGGATGGCGCATTTTGCCATTAGCGATCTGAGCGGGCAAAAGTATCGTTGTGGAGATCGCTTGAATCGCGAAGGCCCGGGTTTGGCGGGGGCCAACGAAAAGCGTGTTTGGAATGAAGATTGGCAATGCACAATGACTTCCGAGGGAGCCTTTCATCTCCAAGCGAAAGATCGGGACTTTGCTCTCGATTTGACTCTGCAATCCGGTAAGCCCGCCGTGATTCATGGCCAGGACGGAATCAGCCAAAAAGGAGTGACACCCGGCAATGCGAGTCACTACTACTCGCTGACGCGCATGCCTACTCAGGGGGAGGTCGTGTTAGGCACCAAGCGTTTTAGCGTGTCTGGCGAGAGTTGGATGGATCATGAATTTGGCACCAGCTTTTTGGAGCCGGGCACGGTGGGCTGGGATTGGTTCAGCATTCAATTGGATGATGGCCATGAACTGATGTTGTTTCAGTTGCGAGGTGGGTCGGCGGATCAATCGAGTGCCGGAACGATCATCGATCCCCGGGGGCAGGTGACGAGTCTCAACGCTGAAGATTTTCAGCTCACGCCGGGGGCCGTGTGGACCTCTCCTGGCGGGGCTCGTTATCCGGTCGAGTGGCAGATCAGCATTCCCAAAAATGGGATCCAGTTACACAGCCGAACGAGATTGCAGGATCAGGAATTTCAATCCGAAGCGACACCGGGACTTGGCTACTGGGAAGGCGCCGTCGAGTATGGGGGAGAGGTGCAGGGAAAACCCGTGCAGGGGCGTGGCTACCTGGAAATGACTGGCTACTCAGGAAAATCCATGAGCCTATGGTTCGGCCAGAAATGA
- a CDS encoding ABC transporter ATP-binding protein, producing the protein MPESILTATDLQRSYILSEATVPALRGVSLSLDEGSFTAIMGPSGCGKSTLLQLCGAMDKPDSGSLRLAGDEISKLTDEELTLLRRTKIGFVFQFFNLLPTLTIQENIAMPLLLARQSEKIAFDRARHLASQLGIEHRLGHYPNQISGGEAQRAALARAIIHEPVLLIADEPTGSLDSVNGGKVLELFQSLNQDLGISILMATHDAHVAQAAKVTIHMKDGKVVL; encoded by the coding sequence ATGCCTGAATCCATTCTTACGGCCACAGACTTGCAGCGCAGTTACATCCTGTCTGAGGCGACGGTGCCAGCTCTGCGCGGTGTTTCTCTTTCCTTGGACGAGGGTTCATTTACCGCCATCATGGGGCCGTCCGGATGTGGTAAATCCACGTTGCTTCAGCTTTGTGGGGCCATGGATAAGCCTGACAGTGGTTCGTTGAGGTTGGCAGGAGATGAGATCAGCAAGCTCACGGATGAAGAGCTGACGCTTTTACGGCGCACCAAGATCGGCTTCGTTTTTCAGTTCTTTAACCTGCTGCCAACGTTGACGATTCAGGAGAATATTGCCATGCCCTTGCTGCTGGCACGGCAGTCAGAAAAGATCGCGTTTGATCGTGCCCGTCACCTTGCCTCACAGCTTGGGATTGAGCACAGGCTGGGGCATTATCCGAATCAAATCTCGGGAGGCGAGGCTCAGCGGGCAGCTTTAGCGCGTGCGATCATTCATGAACCGGTTCTCCTGATCGCAGATGAACCCACAGGAAGCCTGGATAGTGTGAATGGAGGTAAGGTTCTGGAGTTGTTTCAATCCTTGAATCAAGATCTCGGCATCAGTATCCTGATGGCTACCCATGATGCGCATGTGGCTCAAGCGGCCAAGGTCACGATTCACATGAAAGATGGAAAGGTGGTGCTTTGA
- the aspS gene encoding aspartate--tRNA ligase gives MIPNAYRSLHCNAVRPEHIGQNVTLSGWVNSARDHGGVIFIDLRDREGLTQVVFRPEENADVAALSHTLRDEDVLQITGRVEKRLTGTENAKLPTGEVEIVASELKILNKSDVLPFHLDRELSNEDMRMKYRYLDLRRERMNRNIRTRHKITNAARNYLDGEGFIEVETPILSNPTPEGARDFLVPARLSPSKFFALPQAPQQYKQLLMVAGLERYFQIARCFRDEDLRADRQPEFTQIDIEASFIEQNDIINLVEGLLASMFKAGQGVDIPLPFQRITYQEAMDRFGSDKPDTRYGNEIVDMADVFANSGFKIFRTTLENGGVVRAINAKGFAGITTGQMIRLNELAIQAGMKVKQLAFIKVERNEAGVLEYKSPLWKFFGEDEQKALIAKLNVEENDIVFFYAGSWDEACNILGRVRIEIANMMELTKGSKALNFLWVVDFPLLAFSPEDQSWVAVHHPFTRPKAEDVALLDAGEYAKVRAEAYDVVLNGYELGGGSIRIHESDLQAKMFSVLGVTPEEQELKFSHILEAFKFGAPPHGGLALGLDRISMLVSGEDSIREVIAFPKNNKACDLMTDSPTTVDFKQLRELYVQSTWKEKKKEEATATVQPVA, from the coding sequence ATGATTCCAAACGCCTACCGCTCTCTTCATTGCAATGCCGTCCGTCCCGAGCACATCGGCCAGAACGTCACGCTGAGTGGATGGGTCAATTCGGCTCGTGACCATGGCGGCGTGATTTTCATTGACCTTCGTGACCGTGAAGGCCTGACCCAGGTCGTCTTCCGCCCCGAAGAAAACGCTGACGTGGCTGCCCTGAGCCACACCCTGCGTGATGAGGACGTGCTGCAAATCACGGGTCGTGTGGAAAAGCGTCTGACGGGCACGGAGAACGCCAAACTGCCAACGGGTGAAGTCGAGATCGTCGCCAGCGAGTTGAAGATTCTCAACAAATCTGACGTGCTGCCTTTCCACCTCGACCGTGAGCTGTCCAACGAGGACATGCGCATGAAGTATCGTTACCTGGATCTGCGCCGCGAGCGCATGAACCGGAACATCCGCACGCGCCACAAGATCACCAACGCCGCCCGTAACTATCTCGACGGTGAAGGTTTCATCGAGGTCGAAACGCCAATCCTTTCCAACCCGACGCCAGAAGGTGCTCGTGACTTCCTCGTGCCTGCACGTCTGAGCCCAAGCAAGTTCTTCGCCCTGCCTCAGGCTCCGCAGCAGTATAAGCAGCTTCTCATGGTCGCGGGTCTGGAGCGTTACTTCCAGATCGCCCGCTGCTTCCGTGACGAAGACCTGCGTGCTGACCGTCAGCCTGAGTTCACTCAGATCGACATTGAGGCGAGCTTCATCGAGCAGAACGACATCATCAATCTGGTGGAAGGTCTACTAGCCAGCATGTTCAAGGCCGGTCAGGGCGTGGACATCCCGCTACCTTTCCAACGCATCACCTATCAGGAAGCCATGGACCGTTTTGGCTCCGACAAGCCAGACACCCGCTATGGCAACGAGATCGTGGACATGGCCGATGTGTTCGCCAACTCCGGCTTCAAAATCTTCCGCACCACGCTGGAGAACGGCGGTGTCGTGCGTGCGATCAACGCCAAAGGTTTCGCCGGTATCACCACCGGTCAGATGATCCGCCTCAATGAATTGGCCATCCAGGCTGGCATGAAGGTGAAGCAGCTTGCTTTCATCAAGGTGGAGCGCAACGAAGCCGGTGTGCTGGAATACAAGAGCCCGCTATGGAAGTTTTTCGGTGAAGACGAGCAGAAGGCACTGATCGCCAAACTGAATGTCGAAGAAAACGACATCGTATTCTTCTATGCCGGTTCCTGGGATGAAGCCTGCAACATCCTTGGCCGCGTGCGCATCGAGATCGCCAACATGATGGAGCTCACCAAGGGCAGCAAAGCTCTGAACTTCCTCTGGGTGGTGGATTTCCCATTGCTCGCTTTCAGCCCTGAAGATCAGAGCTGGGTGGCCGTGCACCATCCGTTCACGCGTCCAAAAGCCGAAGACGTGGCTCTTCTGGATGCCGGTGAGTATGCCAAGGTGCGTGCCGAAGCCTATGACGTGGTCCTCAACGGCTACGAACTCGGCGGCGGCTCGATCCGAATTCATGAGAGTGATCTTCAGGCGAAGATGTTCAGTGTGCTCGGCGTGACACCTGAAGAGCAGGAACTGAAGTTCAGCCACATCCTCGAAGCCTTCAAATTTGGTGCGCCTCCGCATGGTGGCCTTGCCCTTGGTTTGGACCGTATCTCCATGTTGGTTTCCGGTGAGGACAGCATCCGCGAAGTGATCGCCTTCCCGAAAAACAACAAGGCCTGCGACCTCATGACCGACAGCCCGACCACGGTGGACTTCAAGCAACTCCGCGAGCTGTATGTGCAGAGCACCTGGAAGGAGAAGAAGAAGGAAGAAGCCACTGCGACCGTGCAGCCTGTCGCTTAA